The sequence CATCCTTTTTTAAAACCTTTCCCCATGGTGTATTTTAGACTTTATATTTTACATTGTCCAAATGCTTTAAAGCCTTATTTCCCCATATTTATTATAATATAATAATTTCGAAAGACAAATCAAAATTGATTTACAAAACAAAAAAGAATTATTTAAGAAAGGCCCCGCATATATCCATTAATCAGGTTATACACGGGGCCATAAAACCTCCCTAAAAATTCCTATTTTATTTTATATATTGCCTCATCTGAGAATGCAAGCCTTCTACGGGAAACCGGATCAATTACCTCTATCTTTCCGGCAACCTCATAACTGCCACTGTCAAGGTTCTTTAAAGATATATTCAGCCTGATTTTTTCAGTTGGCTTCGTAATCAGCGTGTCTTCTATAATAACCTTCAGATACAGAACACCCTTATTGTCAACCAAGTACTTGTAATTGTAACCTTCCAGCGGCGGTGTATTTCCGTCCGTCAGAAGCTCAATATTGTCTATAACGGTTTCCGGATCAATAAAGCTTCCATCCTTTTTAATTTTTATATTAAGCTCATAATCCTCGGTTCTAAGGTCACTGTCCGGTTCCTCCGGTGCGTTGATTGTCACATCGAAAGAAGCTTCACTTCCGTTATTCCTCCGTCCTGAGAATATCGGCTCCTCAACCCTTACGTTATTCAGTCTGTACAACGTTTCAGCCATGTCGCGGGTATACTTCACACCCGATTCACTTGCTTTTATCGTAAAGTCATAGCAGCGGAGGTTTGTTCTCTTGATGTTGAATTTATATGTCACTACTTCCGTCTGATTGGGCTCAAGTTCAATTTTCTTCGGATATCCGTTTTCATCCAAAGCCTTAATCCATGGATGAGTCTGTTTGTAATTCTTAAAGTCGCTCGTTGGTACAAGATTCCAAAGTTTAGGATCATATTCATATGTAACGTCATAAATCTGTTTCTTTGCTCCATTGTTTGTGAATGTGGCTTCCACGGAAAACTCACTGCCTCCGTCCCACTGGTTGACAGTTGTTTCATCGAAGCTTACATCTATCTTGGACATCCAACCCAAAAGATTGTAGCAGAATTTGTAGTCTTCAACGGCTTTTCCGCCACCGCGGTCCACAAATTTTGTTATACCGCATCCAATATCATTTGTGCTAATTACAATTCTTCCGTCAGGCGCATCCTCATTCTCTATATTTCTTACCGCCATGTTGGGAAGTATTTCGCCTGTGTCGGTATTCTCTATGTTGAGAATTACAATATCATCAGGCTGCAATTCATCAAGATACCTGTTGTCATCGTTGAGCCATTCCTCACCGTCGCCCAGCATTGATATCTCGCTGTTCTTGTTGTATATACCCGGTGCAAATACACGGGATGTTTTCTCCGGATTGATTCTGAAAATATTGTCAAACAACGGATGCATTTTCCCTTCGTCGTCTAAAACAGGTATCTGAGGATACTTGCGGTTATGACCCGGATGCAGCGACACAAACTTAACTTCTTCCGTAAAACCGTCTCCGGATTCAATTTCAAGCCCTTTGCAGTTTTCCCACCATAACTGGCCGCCGGCTTTCAGGAACGCCTTGACTTTGTCCTGGACATCCTTTGAATATGTTATTTTACCATGGGATGTCTGGAACAGAAGGTCATAGTCTTTTGCAATCTTTTCCGGTGTCAAATTCGGGTCGTCCAGATGAACCTCCCAATATTTGAAGAACTTCGACTTATTTATATTTTCACTGTATCCGACCGTGCCAAGATAAGTTATATCGGCTTCAAGATCGGTTTGTGCCCTGGCCACGCTCCTGAGGTCGTTGAAATATGCGCAGAAATCACTGTGGCTTTGGTTGTCAATTCCCGGAATCTTGGATGAGTTAAGGTGCATTATATCTTTGTATTCACTCTTGTCAAAGGCAGGCGGATGAGGATTCACCAACTCCCAATCCATCGGCTTGTTTATGTTCCTGTTCAAAAGCTCCATTAAAGTAAAGTCAGGATTTGGGTCATTCACCGGTATATTGTTTATTGAATCCCATGCCGGTGCCGGCAAAATAAGAATTCCCACATTTATATTTCTCTTCCTGGCTGTTATCCTCGGTACAGGAATTTTCTCTCCCCTTTTCGGCTTTACAAAATTGTTTTCGTCAAGATTTAAGGCATTGTATATAAATGCCGCCGCCTCTCCTCTCGTTACAGGATTTTGAGGATTTAAGTAACCAAACTGGTCACCTTTCATCAGACCCTTTTCCAAAGCCAATTCTACAAAATACCTGAAGGAATCCGTAATCTTGTCGGCATCTTTGTCCTTATACTTGTTCAACATTGCTGAAGGTTCAAGATACGGATCCAGTACAAACACCTTGCCGTCTTCATTATAGTCAAGACGCCTTGCCCCTATAATCGCCATAGCAAACTCTTCGCGTCTTACTTTCTTTTTCTCCTCGTACTCCTTTGCACTGTAAGGAACACGGGTATTAACATCATATCTTAGCATTTTTTCTTTAAAGAAATAGTTGTAATAAGCGCTCATATAGGGATAAGCCCAAAAACTCGGAGGCACATCCGACAGGTTTCTGTACTTTTCCGGATTGAATTCCTTGTCATTTTCTGCAATGGACACCTTCATGACATTAAACATCATATATGCCACATGCTCGCCGATTATATGGTCCTGCGGCTTAAACATGTCATTGCCCTTGCCGAATATAACTCCCCGGCTTGCGAGCTCCATTACAGGAATATAAAACCAGTCTTTGATTTTTACATCGGAAAAAGCTTTGGAATACGTTATCTTGTTGATTTCCAAACCGGCCAGAGATACAATACCTTGTCTGGATTTGCATTCAATTTTCAGCTTTCCGTCATCCAAAACCTTTGTGATGTACGGTCCTTTTTTCTCCCAATCAAGTCCCGACTCCTCGGTGTCAATGGTATCCACCAGCGTACCATTGATATAAAGGTCAAATATCTGACGATTTTTCTTGCGGAACTCTACAGGATGGATATAAACTTCGTAGACATTGTTTTTATCAAGAGAGGCCTCAAGATTTACATTGTATCCTTTTACACTTGTTTTGGCAAAATTCTGAAGATTTCTGTCGGTTATTTCTTTTGATTCTTCCGGTTCAAATACAAACCAGTCAACTTTGGATATTAAAGTACCGTTCTTATCATCGGTCAAATATAACTCATGAATTCCCGTAACAGGCTTTTCAACGCGCCCTTCCACTTCTCCGGCGCCGTTTGTGCCGTCAACAGTTGCTATAACATCTCCTGATGGACTGTCAAGCCTTACATTTATTATTCCGCTTATGCTTCCTGAAAGGTGCATTTTAAACCTGGTTGGAATACTTTCCTTCCCAAAATCAATGAACTTGTACAAATAGGCTCCGTCAACCGCTCCGTCACGGCTTTTTGTCATTACCGGCTCATACGGGCTCTTTGTAAACCTGAACCAGTTGACGTTGAAAAGACCGTCCCTTTCTCCGGCAAAGCCCATATACAAAGTATGTACGCCTTCAACACTTTTATTTAGTTCGCAGTAAACTTCTTCATACTTTTCCCATCCTCCGGTGTTTTCTACGCGGCATCGTCCAACCACTTCCGCCGAAATTGAGTCAAGGCGAAGTTCAATATATCCTCCTTCAGTGTCACTTGAAACCCTTGCTATAAAACCTTTTGTTCCTTTTGGAAAATATACATTATAATAAGCTGTATAGTCTCCATTGGCTATATACGCCAGGTTCTTTGTGCCTCCCTCATCCGGGCAGTCTTCGATTTCCAGTCCATGGTTTTCATCGCAATTCTCTGCCTGAATAACCGAGAGAGCATTGATTGTTCCGGTGGGATATGCGGAATCAGAAGGCCCCTTGACCTCCACTTTAAGGTTGCTGTAAGCCGACTGCTTTTTAAAATTGGTACCGCCATGGCTGACATCTTCATTGCTTCCGAGATTTACCGCCATGACCGGCGTTGAAGTCCTGGTACAATAAGGTTTCACAGTTTCCGCCGCAAAGGTGGTTACTGCAAAGTTGCCGGCAATGAAACCCAAAACCAGCACTAAAGCAATTATCTTCCGTAGTTTTCCCCTTCTCATCTTTGTCTTCCTCCCCCTTTGTCATAAATTTAAATTAGATAAGAT comes from Acetivibrio thermocellus ATCC 27405 and encodes:
- a CDS encoding carbohydrate-binding protein: MRRGKLRKIIALVLVLGFIAGNFAVTTFAAETVKPYCTRTSTPVMAVNLGSNEDVSHGGTNFKKQSAYSNLKVEVKGPSDSAYPTGTINALSVIQAENCDENHGLEIEDCPDEGGTKNLAYIANGDYTAYYNVYFPKGTKGFIARVSSDTEGGYIELRLDSISAEVVGRCRVENTGGWEKYEEVYCELNKSVEGVHTLYMGFAGERDGLFNVNWFRFTKSPYEPVMTKSRDGAVDGAYLYKFIDFGKESIPTRFKMHLSGSISGIINVRLDSPSGDVIATVDGTNGAGEVEGRVEKPVTGIHELYLTDDKNGTLISKVDWFVFEPEESKEITDRNLQNFAKTSVKGYNVNLEASLDKNNVYEVYIHPVEFRKKNRQIFDLYINGTLVDTIDTEESGLDWEKKGPYITKVLDDGKLKIECKSRQGIVSLAGLEINKITYSKAFSDVKIKDWFYIPVMELASRGVIFGKGNDMFKPQDHIIGEHVAYMMFNVMKVSIAENDKEFNPEKYRNLSDVPPSFWAYPYMSAYYNYFFKEKMLRYDVNTRVPYSAKEYEEKKKVRREEFAMAIIGARRLDYNEDGKVFVLDPYLEPSAMLNKYKDKDADKITDSFRYFVELALEKGLMKGDQFGYLNPQNPVTRGEAAAFIYNALNLDENNFVKPKRGEKIPVPRITARKRNINVGILILPAPAWDSINNIPVNDPNPDFTLMELLNRNINKPMDWELVNPHPPAFDKSEYKDIMHLNSSKIPGIDNQSHSDFCAYFNDLRSVARAQTDLEADITYLGTVGYSENINKSKFFKYWEVHLDDPNLTPEKIAKDYDLLFQTSHGKITYSKDVQDKVKAFLKAGGQLWWENCKGLEIESGDGFTEEVKFVSLHPGHNRKYPQIPVLDDEGKMHPLFDNIFRINPEKTSRVFAPGIYNKNSEISMLGDGEEWLNDDNRYLDELQPDDIVILNIENTDTGEILPNMAVRNIENEDAPDGRIVISTNDIGCGITKFVDRGGGKAVEDYKFCYNLLGWMSKIDVSFDETTVNQWDGGSEFSVEATFTNNGAKKQIYDVTYEYDPKLWNLVPTSDFKNYKQTHPWIKALDENGYPKKIELEPNQTEVVTYKFNIKRTNLRCYDFTIKASESGVKYTRDMAETLYRLNNVRVEEPIFSGRRNNGSEASFDVTINAPEEPDSDLRTEDYELNIKIKKDGSFIDPETVIDNIELLTDGNTPPLEGYNYKYLVDNKGVLYLKVIIEDTLITKPTEKIRLNISLKNLDSGSYEVAGKIEVIDPVSRRRLAFSDEAIYKIK